Proteins encoded in a region of the Sphingomonas sp. OV641 genome:
- a CDS encoding cytochrome c oxidase subunit 3, with translation MAGAKNHDYHILPPDPWPMISSFSALAMASGAIMWMHGGHVGKPNGGGFLFLAGLAAVLFSMFCWWRNVIKEAHAGDHTPVVQLHFRYGMILFIASEVMFFVGWFWAYFDFALFPDAIAFVDGAVERASETAAIAAQWPPKGLEVINAFELPLLNTLILLTSGTTVTWAHHALIHDQRGGEKRGLWGMIGVGDRDGVLKGLWLTVVLGLIFSFIQAYEYMHAPFPFKGINYGASFFMATGFHGFHVIVGTIFLIVCLIRAYKGDFTPKQHFGFEAAAWYWHFVDVVWLFLFVSIYIWGGWGAPVHGG, from the coding sequence ATGGCCGGCGCCAAGAACCACGACTACCATATTCTGCCTCCCGATCCTTGGCCCATGATCAGCTCCTTTTCGGCGCTGGCGATGGCCTCCGGCGCCATCATGTGGATGCACGGCGGGCACGTGGGCAAGCCGAACGGCGGCGGGTTCCTGTTCTTGGCCGGCCTGGCGGCGGTGCTGTTCTCGATGTTCTGCTGGTGGCGCAACGTCATCAAGGAAGCGCATGCGGGCGATCACACGCCGGTGGTGCAGCTGCATTTCCGCTATGGCATGATCCTGTTCATCGCTTCCGAAGTGATGTTCTTCGTGGGCTGGTTCTGGGCCTATTTCGACTTCGCCCTCTTCCCCGATGCGATTGCCTTCGTCGACGGCGCGGTCGAGCGGGCGAGCGAAACGGCGGCGATCGCGGCGCAGTGGCCGCCCAAGGGCCTCGAAGTCATCAACGCCTTCGAACTGCCGCTGCTCAACACGCTGATCCTGCTGACCTCGGGCACCACCGTGACCTGGGCGCACCATGCGCTCATTCACGATCAGCGTGGCGGCGAGAAGCGCGGCCTGTGGGGCATGATCGGCGTGGGCGATCGCGATGGCGTGCTGAAGGGCCTGTGGCTGACGGTCGTTCTCGGCCTGATCTTCAGCTTCATCCAAGCCTATGAATACATGCACGCGCCATTCCCGTTCAAGGGCATCAACTATGGCGCGTCCTTCTTCATGGCGACCGGCTTCCACGGTTTCCACGTGATCGTTGGGACGATCTTCCTGATCGTCTGCCTGATCCGCGCCTATAAGGGGGACTTCACGCCCAAGCAGCATTTCGGCTTCGAAGCGGCGGCCTGGTACTGGCACTTCGTTGACGTCGTGTGGCTGTTCCTGTTCGTCTCCATCTACATCTGGGGCGGCTGGGGCGCGCCGGTCCACGGCGGCTGA
- a CDS encoding cytochrome c oxidase assembly protein, translating into MIRVFSSKGRTAAFAVLSIFFMTGLAFASVPLYRLFCQVTGFAGTTQRGAAAPGAVNAQMKVDFDANTNTRLPWRFSAEQSSQTVAVGARSMAFFNATNRAATDITGTATFNVTPEQAGKYFTKIECFCFTQQTLKAGESMRMPVIYYVDPKILEDPDTRDIETITLSYTFYPVDSDKAAS; encoded by the coding sequence ATGATCCGGGTGTTTTCCAGCAAGGGGCGCACCGCCGCCTTTGCCGTGCTGAGCATCTTCTTCATGACCGGCCTCGCCTTTGCCAGCGTGCCGCTGTACCGCCTGTTCTGCCAGGTGACTGGCTTTGCCGGCACGACGCAGCGCGGCGCGGCGGCGCCGGGCGCGGTGAACGCGCAGATGAAGGTCGATTTCGACGCCAACACCAACACCCGCCTGCCGTGGCGCTTCTCCGCCGAGCAATCGAGCCAGACGGTGGCGGTCGGCGCCCGCAGCATGGCCTTCTTCAACGCGACGAATCGCGCGGCGACCGACATCACCGGGACGGCGACGTTCAACGTGACGCCCGAGCAGGCCGGCAAATATTTCACCAAGATCGAATGCTTCTGCTTCACCCAGCAGACGCTGAAGGCGGGCGAGAGCATGCGCATGCCCGTCATCTATTACGTCGATCCGAAAATCCTTGAGGATCCCGACACGCGGGATATCGAGACGATCACGCTCAGCTACACGTTTTACCCGGTAGATTCCGACAAGGCGGCGAGTTAA
- a CDS encoding heme o synthase: protein MTPATPLLPPADWRDFLALTKPRVLTLVVFTGLCGMLAAPGSIHPVLGFTAILCIALGAGAAGTLNQWYEADLDAMMKRTAARPLPAGRMDKQSALHFGVGLGAFSVILMGLALNLAAAAILTISILFYVLIYTVWLKRRTPQNIVIGGAAGAFPPLIGWAAATGEVAVLPVLLFMLVFLWTPPHFWALALFVKTDYANAGVPMLPVVAGEKVTRRQIGLYTVPMALAAVAPWPLGLTGPIYGVASLLLTGWFGVLALRVATRTTGTDDAMLPEKALFKYSILYLFVVFGALVVDRWMA from the coding sequence ATGACACCTGCAACGCCCCTCCTGCCGCCAGCCGACTGGCGGGACTTTCTTGCGCTTACCAAGCCGCGCGTGCTCACGCTTGTCGTCTTCACGGGGCTGTGCGGGATGCTGGCGGCGCCGGGTTCGATCCATCCGGTGCTGGGCTTCACCGCGATCCTGTGCATCGCGCTGGGCGCGGGCGCGGCGGGGACGCTCAATCAATGGTATGAGGCCGATCTCGACGCGATGATGAAGCGCACCGCGGCGCGGCCGCTGCCCGCCGGGCGGATGGACAAGCAGTCGGCGCTGCATTTCGGCGTGGGGCTGGGCGCCTTTTCGGTCATTCTGATGGGGCTGGCGCTGAACCTTGCCGCAGCCGCGATCCTGACCATTTCGATCCTGTTCTACGTCCTCATCTACACCGTATGGCTGAAGCGGCGGACGCCGCAGAACATCGTGATTGGCGGGGCGGCGGGCGCCTTTCCGCCGCTGATCGGCTGGGCCGCCGCGACGGGCGAGGTCGCGGTGCTGCCGGTGTTGCTGTTCATGCTGGTGTTCCTGTGGACGCCGCCGCACTTCTGGGCGCTCGCGCTGTTCGTGAAGACCGATTACGCCAATGCCGGCGTGCCGATGCTGCCGGTGGTCGCCGGCGAAAAGGTGACGCGGCGTCAGATCGGGCTCTACACGGTGCCGATGGCGCTGGCCGCGGTGGCGCCATGGCCGCTGGGGCTGACGGGGCCGATCTATGGCGTGGCCTCGTTGCTGCTGACCGGCTGGTTCGGCGTGCTGGCGCTGCGCGTCGCGACCCGCACGACGGGCACGGATGACGCCATGCTGCCGGAAAAGGCGCTGTTCAAATATTCGATCCTGTACCTTTTCGTGGTGTTCGGGGCGTTGGTGGTCGATCGGTGGATGGCATGA
- a CDS encoding nitroreductase family protein yields the protein MATTAVAGAVERVNESDVLEGLLRERRSVRGFKKDPVPAELLERVLDMAQLAPSNCNVQPWTAHVVSGDAAERMRTVLHDAAKTGTKITPDFPLTGAYPGHYRGRQIDAAKALFAATNVAREDVAARTESFLRNFRFFDAPHAMFLFIPAWAGMREAADCGMYAQSFMLALTANGLASCAQGALSHHAEIVHRELGVGDDQKLLFGIAFGYEDGEHPANTARTVRDRDHVLHG from the coding sequence ATGGCGACGACAGCAGTGGCGGGGGCAGTTGAGCGGGTGAACGAGAGCGACGTGCTGGAGGGCCTGTTGCGCGAACGACGCTCCGTGCGCGGATTCAAGAAGGATCCGGTGCCGGCCGAGTTGCTGGAGCGCGTGCTCGATATGGCGCAGCTCGCGCCCTCCAATTGCAACGTTCAGCCGTGGACGGCGCATGTCGTGTCCGGCGATGCAGCCGAGCGGATGCGCACCGTGCTGCATGATGCGGCGAAGACCGGGACCAAGATCACGCCGGACTTTCCGCTGACCGGCGCCTATCCGGGCCATTATCGCGGGCGGCAGATCGATGCGGCCAAGGCGCTGTTCGCCGCCACCAACGTGGCGCGCGAGGATGTCGCGGCGCGCACCGAATCGTTCCTGCGCAACTTCCGCTTCTTCGATGCGCCGCACGCCATGTTCCTGTTCATCCCGGCCTGGGCGGGGATGCGCGAGGCGGCGGATTGCGGCATGTATGCGCAGTCGTTCATGCTGGCGTTGACGGCCAACGGGCTCGCCTCCTGCGCGCAAGGGGCGCTGAGCCACCATGCCGAGATCGTCCACCGCGAGCTGGGCGTGGGCGATGACCAGAAGCTCTTGTTCGGCATCGCCTTCGGCTATGAGGATGGGGAGCATCCGGCGAATACGGCCCGGACGGTGCGCGATCGGGATCACGTGCTGCACGGGTGA
- a CDS encoding amidohydrolase family protein, protein MYDLIIRGGTIVDGSGSAPYRGDVAITGDRIVAVGAVSGAARREIDATDKLVTPGWVDIHTHYDGQITWASRMDPSSTLGATTVVVGNCGVGFAPVRPQDHDTLIRLMEGVEDIPGAALHEGLSWQWESFGEYMDAIDRLPHDIDVAVQVPHGALRVYVMGERGANRDPATPEENEEMRRLTADAIRAGALGFSTTRTMVHRTADGDLTPTVRAAREEMEAIARGIADAGSGVLQWVSDFQEMDEEFSLVRDLTRIAGQPLSFSMVQADVVPNQWRELTKRLDASVAEGYPLKAQIAGRPVGLMLGLQGSVHPFISRPSYREIADLPLAEKVARMRDPEYRTRLIAEMPEKDHPFVNSVAGAQHKMFRIGTRVDYEPDPSTSLAAEAERLGVHPDELVYDALLEDEGRAFLFFPMHNYVEGNLDNVHAMITNPNTLSGLSDGGAHVGAICDVSLPTFMLTHWCRDRTRGPRLDLAETVKQQTLDTARAVGLDDRGLLAPGYLADVNVIDFDALELGKPYMVYDLPTGARRLMQKAVGYLATIKSGQVIYKDGAPTDALPGKLIRGRQPAPAPEAIAA, encoded by the coding sequence ATGTACGACCTGATCATTCGGGGCGGCACGATCGTCGATGGATCGGGCTCGGCCCCCTATCGGGGCGACGTGGCGATCACCGGCGATCGCATCGTCGCAGTGGGCGCGGTGTCCGGCGCGGCAAGGCGCGAGATCGACGCGACGGACAAGCTCGTCACCCCCGGCTGGGTCGATATCCACACCCATTACGATGGCCAGATCACCTGGGCCTCGCGCATGGACCCCTCCTCGACGCTCGGCGCGACCACCGTGGTGGTCGGCAATTGCGGCGTCGGCTTCGCGCCCGTCCGTCCGCAGGATCACGACACGCTGATTCGCCTGATGGAGGGTGTCGAGGACATTCCCGGCGCCGCGCTGCACGAAGGGCTGTCGTGGCAGTGGGAAAGCTTTGGCGAATATATGGATGCCATCGACCGGCTGCCGCACGACATCGACGTCGCCGTTCAAGTGCCGCACGGCGCCTTGCGCGTCTATGTCATGGGCGAGCGCGGCGCGAACCGCGATCCCGCCACGCCGGAGGAGAATGAGGAAATGCGCCGCCTCACCGCGGACGCGATCCGCGCCGGCGCGCTCGGCTTTTCCACCACCCGCACCATGGTTCACCGCACCGCCGACGGCGATCTCACCCCCACCGTCCGCGCCGCGCGCGAGGAAATGGAGGCGATCGCCCGCGGTATCGCCGATGCCGGCTCGGGCGTCCTTCAATGGGTGTCCGATTTTCAGGAAATGGACGAGGAATTCAGCCTCGTCCGAGATCTGACCAGGATCGCCGGCCAGCCGCTCAGTTTCTCGATGGTCCAGGCCGATGTGGTGCCGAACCAGTGGCGGGAGTTGACCAAGCGGCTCGATGCTTCCGTCGCCGAGGGCTATCCCTTGAAGGCGCAGATCGCCGGTCGCCCGGTCGGTCTGATGCTCGGCCTTCAAGGCTCGGTCCACCCCTTTATCAGCCGGCCAAGCTATCGCGAGATTGCTGATCTGCCGCTGGCGGAAAAGGTCGCCCGGATGCGCGATCCCGAATATCGCACGCGCCTGATCGCCGAGATGCCGGAGAAGGATCATCCCTTCGTCAATTCGGTCGCCGGCGCGCAGCACAAGATGTTCCGCATCGGAACCCGCGTCGACTACGAGCCCGATCCCTCGACCAGCCTCGCCGCCGAGGCCGAGCGGCTGGGCGTCCACCCCGACGAACTCGTCTATGACGCGCTGCTGGAGGATGAGGGCCGCGCCTTCCTCTTCTTCCCGATGCACAATTACGTCGAGGGCAATCTCGACAACGTGCACGCGATGATCACCAATCCGAACACGCTGTCGGGCCTGTCCGATGGCGGCGCGCATGTCGGCGCGATCTGCGACGTCAGCCTCCCCACCTTCATGCTGACCCACTGGTGCCGCGATCGCACGCGCGGTCCCCGGCTCGACCTGGCCGAAACGGTGAAGCAGCAGACCCTCGATACGGCCAGGGCGGTCGGCCTCGATGATCGCGGCCTGCTCGCCCCCGGTTATCTGGCGGACGTCAACGTGATCGACTTCGACGCGCTCGAACTCGGCAAGCCGTACATGGTGTACGATCTCCCCACCGGCGCCCGCCGCCTGATGCAGAAGGCGGTCGGCTACCTCGCGACGATCAAGTCGGGCCAGGTGATCTACAAGGATGGCGCGCCGACCGACGCGCTGCCGGGCAAGCTGATCCGCGGGCGGCAGCCGGCTCCCGCGCCGGAAGCGATCGCGGCATAG
- a CDS encoding 3-keto-5-aminohexanoate cleavage protein, with protein MTPLIIEAALNGATPKSRNLNVPITPAELTTEALEAMEAGAAIIHTHIERMDMTGDAAVDRYMAAYAPILDQRPDAILWGTVATGPDVEARFGHYRGLARAGVRMGAFDPGSVNLGTHGADGLPGASVLYATTYRDIAWLADLHDQERLGPAIAIYEPGWLRTTLAYEQAGKLPAGAFVKLYFGGRYNFLDGKRSNVTFGLPPTEKALDAYLEMLEGSSLPWAVAAIGDCVVETGLARLAIERGGHVRVGLEDFGGERQPGNLALIAEVVALAKEAGRPIATPVDAARILNLPMKSDLFSKSSSPAKAGAQMGKR; from the coding sequence ATGACCCCCCTCATCATCGAGGCCGCGCTGAACGGCGCCACCCCCAAGTCCCGCAACCTCAACGTGCCGATCACCCCGGCGGAGCTCACCACCGAGGCGCTCGAGGCGATGGAGGCCGGCGCCGCGATCATCCACACGCATATCGAGCGGATGGACATGACCGGCGACGCCGCGGTTGATCGCTACATGGCGGCCTACGCGCCGATCCTCGACCAGCGCCCCGACGCGATCCTCTGGGGAACCGTCGCCACCGGCCCCGACGTCGAGGCGCGCTTCGGTCATTACCGCGGCCTCGCCCGCGCTGGCGTGCGGATGGGCGCGTTCGATCCCGGCTCCGTGAACCTCGGCACGCATGGCGCGGATGGCCTGCCGGGCGCGTCGGTGCTTTACGCCACCACCTATCGCGACATCGCCTGGCTCGCCGACCTGCACGATCAGGAGCGACTAGGCCCCGCCATCGCCATCTATGAGCCCGGTTGGCTGCGCACCACGCTCGCCTATGAACAGGCCGGGAAGCTGCCCGCGGGCGCCTTTGTGAAGCTTTATTTCGGTGGCCGCTACAACTTCCTCGATGGCAAGCGCAGCAACGTCACCTTCGGCCTGCCCCCGACCGAAAAGGCGCTCGACGCCTATCTCGAGATGCTGGAGGGCTCCTCGCTTCCCTGGGCCGTCGCCGCGATCGGCGACTGCGTGGTCGAGACGGGCCTCGCCAGGCTCGCGATCGAGCGCGGCGGTCATGTCCGCGTCGGGCTGGAGGATTTCGGCGGCGAGCGTCAGCCGGGCAATCTGGCGCTGATCGCCGAGGTGGTGGCCTTGGCGAAAGAGGCCGGTCGTCCGATCGCCACGCCCGTTGACGCTGCCCGAATCCTCAACCTTCCCATGAAATCCGACCTGTTCAGCAAGAGCAGTTCCCCGGCGAAGGCCGGGGCCCAGATGGGAAAGCGCTGA